In a single window of the Magnolia sinica isolate HGM2019 chromosome 7, MsV1, whole genome shotgun sequence genome:
- the LOC131251048 gene encoding metacaspase-9-like, giving the protein MARVKKSAVLVGCNYANTRNELHGCINDVLAMQATLIDRFGFETDDIKLLTDAPGSRIMPTGTNIKKVLGQMIDGAGPGDILFFHYSGHGTLIPSHGHGPNKKDEAIVPCDFNLITDIDFRHLVNRLPKGASFTIFSDSCHSGGLIDKEKEQIGPHVHDHGPHTNSGSHHRPKTIPFDSILNHLTKISGIQSSDVGAHLSEVFGSDASAKFRSHSLQSGTSNRVGPDDGILISGCQTNETSADMDPNDDGSKAYGAFSNAVQTVLEDHKGVISNRELVTRVREVLHVQGFKQHPCLYCSDQNADATFLRQSTSSSV; this is encoded by the exons ATGGCGAGGGTAAAGAAATCGGCTGTCTTGGTTGGGTGCAACTACGCAAATACCCGAAATGAGCTGCATGGGTGCATAAACGACGTGCTAGCAATGCAGGCCACACTCATAGACCGCTTTGGCTTTGAGACGGACGATATTAAGCTCTTGACCGACGCACCTGGCTCGCGGATCATGCCTACGGGGACGAATATCAAGAAAGTGCTTGGTCAGATGATCGATGGAGCTGGGCCAGGAGATATCTTGTTCTTTCATTACAGTGGGCACGGGACGCTGATTCCATCACATGGGCATGGGCCCAACAAGAAGGATGAAGCGATTGTTCCTTGCGATTTCAATCTTATTACAG ACATTGACTTCCGGCATCTAGTCAACCGATTGCCGAAGGGAGcaagcttcaccatcttctccGACTCATGTCACAGTGGCGGCCTCATCGACAAAGAGAAAGAGCAGATCGGACCCCATGTCcatgatcatgggccccacactaaCAGCGGGTCCCACCACCGTCCGAAAACCATTCCCTTCGATTCGATCCTCAATCACCTGACCAAAATCTCCGGCATTCAGTCCTCCGACGTCGGCGCGCACTTATCGGAAGTCTTCGGAAGCGACGCGAGTGCGAAATTCCGGTCACACAGCTTGCAATCGGGCACGTCTAATCGGGTAGGGCCCGATGATGGGATCCTGATCAGCGGCTGTCAGACGAACGAGACGTCGGCGGATATGGATCCGAACGACGATGGATCGAAGGCGTACGGCGCATTCAGTAACGCTGTCCAGACGGTGTTGGAGGACCACAAAGGGGTGATTAGCAATAGGGAGTTGGTTACACGTGTGAGGGAAGTGTTGCACGTGCAAGGGTTCAAGCAGCACCCATGCCTTTACTGCAGTGACCAGAATGCGGATGCGACTTTCCTGCGGCAATCCACAAGCTCGAGCGTGTAG